Proteins encoded together in one Sinorhizobium sp. B11 window:
- a CDS encoding helix-turn-helix domain-containing protein: MGQASGTTILTPELCRAARGLLDWTQTDLAERAGVSRSTIRDFEGGRHDVHRATAAQLRLALEVGGAVFIPVEGGKIGLCTG; this comes from the coding sequence ATGGGTCAAGCAAGCGGGACAACGATTTTGACACCGGAGCTGTGCCGCGCTGCACGCGGTCTCCTGGACTGGACACAAACGGACCTTGCCGAACGCGCAGGCGTATCGCGCAGCACCATCAGAGACTTTGAAGGTGGCCGGCATGATGTCCATCGCGCTACCGCAGCGCAGTTGCGCCTTGCGCTCGAAGTCGGAGGGGCGGTTTTCATTCCCGTCGAGGGCGGCAAGATAGGGTTGTGCACCGGCTGA
- a CDS encoding VOC family protein translates to MANKVRGMHHIGITVPDIKEGISFFKAVFGAVEVFRTGPFDVDQDFMENKLGAARHSKIRDLVFLRCGNGTSVELFEYEGESVSPPKRSSEVGGMHLCFEVDDVDAAADRLRDQGVELLDGPNLVDAGPLAGFNWIYFRAPWGLILEVASFTRLGYEDTSSERLWRSDDTLSAEP, encoded by the coding sequence ATGGCAAACAAAGTTCGCGGCATGCACCACATCGGGATCACCGTGCCGGACATCAAGGAAGGCATTTCGTTTTTCAAAGCGGTGTTTGGCGCCGTCGAGGTGTTTCGCACTGGACCCTTCGATGTCGATCAGGACTTCATGGAAAACAAGCTCGGAGCTGCGAGGCATTCCAAAATCCGTGACCTCGTGTTCCTCCGCTGCGGCAATGGGACCAGCGTTGAGCTTTTCGAATACGAAGGGGAGAGCGTGTCGCCGCCCAAACGATCATCTGAAGTGGGCGGCATGCATCTCTGCTTCGAAGTCGACGATGTCGACGCGGCCGCTGACAGGCTGCGTGATCAAGGCGTGGAGCTGCTCGATGGTCCCAACCTGGTAGATGCAGGGCCGTTGGCCGGGTTCAACTGGATCTACTTCCGTGCGCCATGGGGCCTCATTCTGGAGGTCGCGAGTTTCACTAGACTCGGTTATGAGGATACTTCCTCCGAACGCCTTTGGCGATCCGATGATACACTGAGCGCTGAGCCGTGA